The Anaerolineae bacterium genome contains the following window.
TCTATGTCCGCCGGAGATCACCCTGCTCATCCTGGAAGCCGGCGATTGATTGGACAGATGGTGCAAAACGTTGTACAAAGAAATGATAAAGATTTTGAGGAAGAGGAACCGATGATCCCAATGGAGCTGGGCGCGCGAGAACGGCATGAGGCCGGCCGTTGGCGGCAGAGGTGGATTGGCCTGGGAATGTCTGCGCTGGTGCTGGGCGTACTGCTGGCCCTGGCGGCCGGCAGTCTCCTCCTCTCGGACCGGGCGGCGGCGGATGTGCGGGGGATGCCGGCGTCCCTGGCGTCCCGGCAGGATGTTCCCATCACCACCACCGTGGTCCTTCAGCAGGGGCTGAACGGCTACGCCGGCGTGGAGGACACCTTCATCGCCAGCACGGATGCGGATGCGAACTTCGCCGGCGATACCTACGTCCGTCTCCATTCCGATGGGCGGATGAAGGGCCTGCTCCGCTTTGATTTGTCCGCCATCCCCAGCCAGGCCCTTATCGTCAGCGCGACACTGGAAATGATGATTTACTATCCGTCCGGGAGCTTCTCCCCCCTGACCATCTCCGCCTATCCCATCAGCACCACCTGGAACGTCCACGAGGTGACCTGGCGCCAGGCGGCCGCCGGCAAGCCCTGGGGGGCGCCGGGCTGTATGGACACCACGACAGACCGTGCGCCCACGCCGGCCGGCTCCGCCACCGTGTCCCAGAGCGGGGTCTACCGCATGGACCTGACCCCGGCGGTGGCCGGCTGGGTGGCCGCCCCCGATACCAACCACGGCTTCCTGATGGTGGCCCAGGGACCGGTCTCCACGCAGATCAACCAGGCGTCCTCCGAGTTCGTGACCCTCAGCTCGCGGCCGAAGCTGACAATAACCTATGTCCTGACGGGACCGGTGCCCACCTTCACGCCGACGGCCACGCGCACCGCCAGCCCGACCGCCACGCCCACCCCGCGGGCGTATGTGACTTCCACGTACCTGAGCAACAGCCCGTGTATGGCGGTGGGGCCTGATTACGATAATAAGCCGGGGTACACGGATCATGGGTATGTCTTTGTCTTCTGGGAGGGACAGCCCACCACCGCCCGCCTGTGGTTACAGCAGGCCAACGCGGACGGGGAACACAGCATCTATGTCAACGGCCGGAAAGTAGGGCGCAGTGCACGGGACAGCCGGGGCAGTGTCTGTGTGGCCGGCACCGGCTATTACTATTACTGGGACTTCGATCCAGCGTACCTGGTGAAAGGATACAATGTCATCAGCATCACCCATGACGCGGTGTACTGGGACAATTGGGGGGTGAACGCCGGCTATATTGTGGTCGGCGGCGATATCTCCGTGCCGGAGAAGCGCGTCATCACGTACACCAGCACGTATGACCAGAAGCCGCGCAATGCCATCCTGCAAATCCCCTTGGGCTATGACCCGACCATCCCCGTGCCCCTGTTGGTGTCGCTGTACGGCCTGGGCGAGACGATGACGGATGGCTGGAAGCGCTACGCGCTGGAGGCCAACGCGCGCGGCTGGCTGCTGCTGGTGCCGGACCAGCGGCAGAACACCATCTCGCCGGCGGTGCGGCAGGACATCATTGACGCCGTCAATTGGGTCAAGAATTATTACCTGGTAGACAGCTCGCGCATCTACCTGGCCGGCGTCTCTATGGGCGGCAACAAGGCCCTCGTGATGGCGGCCCAGTACCCCCAAATCTTCGCCGCGGTGGTGGCCCACCGCCCCATCACCAACCTGAGCCAGTGGTACTACGAGACCACTTCATTCCGCAAAGGATGGCTGGAGGCCGAGCTGGGCGGCAAGCCGAACGAGGTGCCCTTCGAATATCAGCGGCGCTCCCCCTACAGCCAGGTGCAGAATTTCCGCCATGTGCCGGTGGCGCTCACCCACGGCACGTTGGATACGGTGGTGCCGGTCAGCCATTCCATCTCCATGTATGAGGCACTGATGGCCGATCAGGCAGAGCATGCGTTCTTGTACACGTACGAGGGCGGGCACAGCGATGATGGGCCGTACGACGGCAATTGGACGCTCAATTTCCTCTCCCAATGGGAATTGAACGCCCACCCGACCGATATTGCCATCCGCGCCGACTCGTCCCGCTCCTATTATTGGCTGGACATCCGGCAGATTTACAACGAGGATCACTGGACGTTGGTGGAGGCCGGCTATTCCCCGGACTCCGGCGTCATCACCGCCACGGTGACCGACCATCGGCCGGTGCAGATCGGCTTCCATCTGACTGACATGGGGCTGAACGACGCAATAAATTACACGGTGGAAGATTATGTGCCGGAGACCGGCGCGTACTCCATCTATTCCATCTTCCCGGTGAACGGCTGGCTCTATGTGTCCATGGACGGTGGGGTGCACCGCCTCACGCTCTCGCCCGGCAGTGTGACGCCGCCGAGTGACCGGCTGTACCGTATGGGGGTGGAGGGGTACGCCGGCGCGCAGGATGCCTACATCAGCCAATGGAGCCCGACCTCCAACTTTGGCAGTGCGGCCCAGCTCTGGGTGCGGGCAGACAACGTGGCGGTCTCCCTGCTCCGCTTCGACCTTTCGGATATCCCCCCGGAAGCGGTGGTGAAAGCCGCCGTCCTGCAGTTGAAAGTGGTGCAGTCGGGCACCACCGACCAGCGCCAGATGGAAATCGGCGCCTACCGGCTGCGCCGGCCGTGGGACGCCACACAAACCACCTGGCAGAGGCCGCGCGCCGGCGAAAGCTGGGGGCTGGCCGGCTGTAACGACACGAGCGCCGACAGGGATGCGGAGCCGGTGGACACGGAGGTCATCACCCGCACCGGCCAGACAGTGGTGCTCTCCCTGACCGACCTGGTGCAGGGATGGGTGGCGGAGCCGGCCAGCAACTACGGCCTGGTCCTGCGGGGCGGCGGGACGCAGTCCGGGGTATATGCCCTGGCCTCCTCGGAGTGGACGAACATCACGGAGCGGCCGGCCCTGCGCGTCATCTACACTATACCCACGCCGACCCCCACGCCCACCGTGACGCCTACACCGACGGAGACCTGGACGCCCACACCCACCCCGACGGCAACGGTCACGCGCACGCCTACACCTACCCCGACCGTGACCGGCACGCCGCCGGCCAGCGCCACCCCGACATCCACCCCCACCCCGACGCCTACGGCGACCGTGGAGCCGGGACTGTACGGTTCCATCGCCGGCATCGTCTGGCTGGACCACAACAGCAACGGTATCTGGGACGCCGGCGAGATCACCCTGCCGGCGGTGGAGGTGCGCCTGGAAGACCTGGCCGGCCAGGTGCTCCGCCGCACCGCCACGCGGGAAGGAGGCATGTACGTTTTCGTGGACCTCCTGCCAGGGACGTATCGGGTGATCCAGACCAACTTGCTGGGCTATATCTCCATCACCCCGGATGAGGTAGAGGTAGCGGTGGAATCCGGGAAAGTGAGCGTTGTCAACTTCGGCGATCGCCTGCCGGCGCGCCAGCATCTCCCCCTGCTCTTCCGCGCCCAGTGAGACGTGGGGAGTATGATGGCCGGCCCATACCGACCAGATACGAAAGGAGAGATGCGATCATGCGAGTGCTGTTCGTGTATCCGGATATCGGCGGTGTCGAGCATTACGGCGCCCGCAAATATTACCACGGCATCGGCTATATCTCGGCGGTGCTGAAGCGCGCCGGCCATACCACCAACCTGCTCTATCTGACGGAGGAACCGGAGCGCGATGCGTTCCTGGCGCAGGTGCGGGCGCTGGCGCCGGCGGTGGTGGCCTTTTCCGCCACCACGCACCAGTACCCGGCGGTGGAGCAGTGCGCGTCCTGGCTGAAGGAGGCGGTGCCGGAGGTCTTCCTCATCGCCGGCGGCGTCCACCCCACCCTGGCGCCGGAGATGGTGGCGCGCTCGCCGGCGCTGGACGCCCTGTGCGTCGGAGAGGGGGAACTGCCGATGCTGGAGCTGGCCGAGCGCCTGGAGCGGGGAGAAGATGTCAGCGACATCCAAAACCTGTGGGTGCGCCGGCAGGACGGCTGGCGGCGCAACCCTCTGCGCCCGCTCCTTCAGGCGCTGGATGAGCTTCCTTTCGCGGACCGCGAGATATTCGACTTCGACGCCATCCTGGCGGCCAACGCCGGCTGGGTGGACATGCTGGCCGGCAGAGGCTGTCCGTACCGCTGTTCGTACTGCTGTAACCCGGGCCTGCAGGAGCGCTATCGCGGCCTGGGGCGCTATGTGCGCTATCGCAGTGTGGAGAACATCCTGGCCGAGATCGAAGCCCTGGCAGAGCGCTATCCTGTGCGCATGCTGAACTTCCAGGATGACACCTTTACCCTGAACCGCCGCTGGGCGCTGGATTTCTGCGAGGCATATGCGGCGCGCTTCCGCTTCCCCTTCTGGATCAACACGCGGGTGGAGCGCATCCTGGGCAACGAGGAACTGGTGCGGGCGCTGGCACGGGCCGGCTGTGCCGGCGTGCGCATCGGCCTGGAATCGGGCAACGAGCAAATGCGGCGCGAGGTCCTGAAGCGCGGTATGACCAACGAAGAGATCCGCCAGGCCTTCCGGCTTCTGCGCCGGCACGGCCTGCGGATTTACACCTGCAACATGCTGGGACTGCCGGGCGAGACCCCGGAGATGATCGAGGAGACCATCGCCCTGAACCGCGAGCTGGCGCCCGATGACCTGCAGTTCTCGGTCTTTTATCCCTACCCCATGACGGAGCTGTATGAGCGCGTGGTGCGGGAAGGGATGTTGAAGGGCGAGCGCACGCTGTGGGGATATTACAGCCCGGAGAGTGTGTTGGAACTGCCGACGCTGACGCCGGCGCAGTTGGCCGAGAAATACCGGCGCTTTGAGCAGTTGAAGGCGGAACTGCATCTGCGCCGGCGGCATCCCTGGCGCTACCGCCTGCGCCGCGCCGTCCTCTGGCTCCTGGGCGGGGACGAAGAGCGGTTGCGGAAGGTGCTGGATTTCGTCCGAGGCCGCAAACGGGGTAAAATAGGGT
Protein-coding sequences here:
- a CDS encoding DNRLRE domain-containing protein — its product is MIPMELGARERHEAGRWRQRWIGLGMSALVLGVLLALAAGSLLLSDRAAADVRGMPASLASRQDVPITTTVVLQQGLNGYAGVEDTFIASTDADANFAGDTYVRLHSDGRMKGLLRFDLSAIPSQALIVSATLEMMIYYPSGSFSPLTISAYPISTTWNVHEVTWRQAAAGKPWGAPGCMDTTTDRAPTPAGSATVSQSGVYRMDLTPAVAGWVAAPDTNHGFLMVAQGPVSTQINQASSEFVTLSSRPKLTITYVLTGPVPTFTPTATRTASPTATPTPRAYVTSTYLSNSPCMAVGPDYDNKPGYTDHGYVFVFWEGQPTTARLWLQQANADGEHSIYVNGRKVGRSARDSRGSVCVAGTGYYYYWDFDPAYLVKGYNVISITHDAVYWDNWGVNAGYIVVGGDISVPEKRVITYTSTYDQKPRNAILQIPLGYDPTIPVPLLVSLYGLGETMTDGWKRYALEANARGWLLLVPDQRQNTISPAVRQDIIDAVNWVKNYYLVDSSRIYLAGVSMGGNKALVMAAQYPQIFAAVVAHRPITNLSQWYYETTSFRKGWLEAELGGKPNEVPFEYQRRSPYSQVQNFRHVPVALTHGTLDTVVPVSHSISMYEALMADQAEHAFLYTYEGGHSDDGPYDGNWTLNFLSQWELNAHPTDIAIRADSSRSYYWLDIRQIYNEDHWTLVEAGYSPDSGVITATVTDHRPVQIGFHLTDMGLNDAINYTVEDYVPETGAYSIYSIFPVNGWLYVSMDGGVHRLTLSPGSVTPPSDRLYRMGVEGYAGAQDAYISQWSPTSNFGSAAQLWVRADNVAVSLLRFDLSDIPPEAVVKAAVLQLKVVQSGTTDQRQMEIGAYRLRRPWDATQTTWQRPRAGESWGLAGCNDTSADRDAEPVDTEVITRTGQTVVLSLTDLVQGWVAEPASNYGLVLRGGGTQSGVYALASSEWTNITERPALRVIYTIPTPTPTPTVTPTPTETWTPTPTPTATVTRTPTPTPTVTGTPPASATPTSTPTPTPTATVEPGLYGSIAGIVWLDHNSNGIWDAGEITLPAVEVRLEDLAGQVLRRTATREGGMYVFVDLLPGTYRVIQTNLLGYISITPDEVEVAVESGKVSVVNFGDRLPARQHLPLLFRAQ
- a CDS encoding B12-binding domain-containing radical SAM protein — protein: MRVLFVYPDIGGVEHYGARKYYHGIGYISAVLKRAGHTTNLLYLTEEPERDAFLAQVRALAPAVVAFSATTHQYPAVEQCASWLKEAVPEVFLIAGGVHPTLAPEMVARSPALDALCVGEGELPMLELAERLERGEDVSDIQNLWVRRQDGWRRNPLRPLLQALDELPFADREIFDFDAILAANAGWVDMLAGRGCPYRCSYCCNPGLQERYRGLGRYVRYRSVENILAEIEALAERYPVRMLNFQDDTFTLNRRWALDFCEAYAARFRFPFWINTRVERILGNEELVRALARAGCAGVRIGLESGNEQMRREVLKRGMTNEEIRQAFRLLRRHGLRIYTCNMLGLPGETPEMIEETIALNRELAPDDLQFSVFYPYPMTELYERVVREGMLKGERTLWGYYSPESVLELPTLTPAQLAEKYRRFEQLKAELHLRRRHPWRYRLRRAVLWLLGGDEERLRKVLDFVRGRKRGKIGLQLKRILPKLWTCLCIMIPIGNGWEIAVM